From Streptomyces sp. NBC_00775, one genomic window encodes:
- a CDS encoding zf-HC2 domain-containing protein — MNGGTDRFEAFDEHDGRQGHEGRQGPEGHEGHEEEERGAYEGRAGAGGGVGPDGAAAAAGGGPAGPQGPGQPGGPAHGGGEEPESGTPPRIPLPRTSVEDTGLPLPEPAAAREPAPLVLEHRVLKSLLGAWALAACSPEETAAVEEHLGECGSCADEALRLREAVGLLHPAESLDLDPTLRTRVLEGCLGRRPPRIPVPDWAAAYDAETARLDALLQDIGGAEWHAPVRLRWFDGDGPVSRRTTVAGVIAHLLSVDGLVAVALGLEDPLGPTGSPAGEPTPEGRTEAFWGASHFPPTRSVRLPWREQSHNIVRTVSFTGASTSQAGGAAGGEGGSGRLTVPYGGFQLPLRDSMLDRAFECWVHAGDIADAVDYPYEPPAPRHLHRMIDLAARMLPASLAERRRAGLSPAPAGHHLVAAGAPGRSLRLEIEGSGGGEWLIPLDSPGAVGSAEREVAHVALDGVEFCRLAAGHVSPEEAAAGQDGDRGAIRDVLFAAASLSRM, encoded by the coding sequence GTGAACGGAGGAACGGACCGGTTCGAGGCGTTCGACGAGCACGACGGGCGCCAAGGACATGAGGGACGTCAAGGGCCTGAAGGTCATGAAGGTCATGAGGAGGAGGAGCGCGGTGCGTACGAGGGGCGCGCGGGCGCCGGAGGCGGCGTAGGGCCGGACGGGGCCGCCGCGGCAGCCGGTGGTGGGCCCGCGGGACCCCAGGGACCCGGCCAACCCGGCGGGCCCGCTCACGGCGGCGGTGAGGAGCCGGAGTCGGGGACACCCCCGCGCATACCGCTGCCGCGTACGTCCGTCGAGGACACCGGGCTGCCGCTGCCCGAACCGGCCGCCGCTCGCGAACCGGCGCCGCTCGTCCTGGAGCACCGGGTACTGAAGTCGCTGCTCGGCGCGTGGGCGCTGGCCGCCTGCTCGCCGGAGGAGACGGCGGCCGTCGAGGAACACCTCGGGGAGTGCGGTTCCTGCGCGGACGAGGCGCTGCGGCTGCGCGAGGCGGTCGGGCTGCTGCACCCGGCCGAGAGCCTCGACCTCGACCCGACGCTGCGCACCCGCGTCCTGGAGGGCTGCCTCGGCCGGCGCCCGCCGCGGATTCCGGTGCCCGATTGGGCCGCTGCGTACGACGCGGAGACCGCCCGGCTCGACGCGCTGCTGCAGGACATCGGCGGCGCCGAGTGGCATGCGCCCGTGCGGCTGCGGTGGTTCGACGGCGACGGGCCGGTGAGCCGCCGTACGACGGTCGCCGGGGTCATCGCCCATCTGCTGAGCGTCGACGGTCTGGTCGCCGTCGCACTGGGCCTGGAGGACCCGCTCGGCCCGACCGGCTCGCCCGCCGGGGAACCGACCCCCGAGGGCCGCACCGAGGCGTTCTGGGGTGCCTCGCACTTCCCGCCGACCCGGTCCGTACGGCTGCCTTGGCGGGAGCAGAGCCACAACATCGTCCGTACGGTGTCGTTCACGGGAGCGAGCACCTCCCAGGCGGGCGGAGCCGCCGGGGGCGAGGGAGGGTCCGGCCGGCTCACCGTGCCGTACGGCGGGTTCCAGCTGCCGCTCAGGGACTCGATGCTGGACCGGGCCTTCGAGTGCTGGGTACACGCGGGCGACATCGCGGACGCCGTGGACTACCCCTACGAGCCGCCCGCCCCACGCCACCTCCACCGCATGATCGACCTCGCGGCCCGGATGCTGCCCGCGTCGCTCGCCGAGCGCCGCCGGGCGGGGCTGTCGCCCGCGCCGGCCGGCCATCATCTCGTCGCCGCGGGGGCGCCTGGGCGGAGCCTGCGCCTTGAGATCGAGGGGTCCGGGGGTGGCGAGTGGCTGATTCCCCTCGACTCCCCCGGAGCGGTGGGCTCCGCCGAGCGGGAGGTTGCCCATGTCGCGCTGGACGGTGTCGAGTTCTGCCGCCTGGCAGCGGGGCATGTGTCACCCGAGGAGGCTGCCGCGGGGCAGGACGGGGACCGGGGGGCGATCAGGGATGTGCTGTTCGCCGCGGCGTCGTTGAGCCGGATGTAG
- a CDS encoding EF-hand domain-containing protein, protein MVSTEYERRIAARFAGFDQDGNGYIDREDFNAATKAVLTEFGTTARSDKGQALYVGAEAFWQGMAGIADRDGDQRITREEFVSGAVKRLHDNPDRFAEIARPFLHAALAVADTDGDGAATVEEATRVLKALGVSDDIAAVAAGALDTDSDGRVGEAEVVSAFARYFTVPE, encoded by the coding sequence ATGGTCAGCACCGAGTACGAGCGCAGGATTGCCGCCCGGTTCGCCGGCTTCGACCAGGACGGCAACGGCTACATCGACCGGGAGGACTTCAACGCCGCGACCAAGGCGGTCCTCACCGAGTTCGGTACGACGGCCCGCTCCGACAAGGGCCAGGCCCTGTATGTCGGCGCCGAGGCGTTCTGGCAGGGCATGGCCGGGATAGCGGACCGGGACGGCGACCAGCGGATCACCCGCGAGGAGTTCGTCAGCGGCGCGGTGAAGCGGCTGCACGACAACCCCGACCGGTTCGCCGAGATCGCCCGCCCCTTCCTGCACGCCGCCCTCGCCGTCGCGGACACCGACGGGGACGGCGCGGCCACGGTCGAGGAGGCCACGCGCGTCCTCAAGGCCCTTGGCGTGAGCGATGACATCGCCGCCGTCGCGGCCGGCGCCCTCGACACGGACTCCGACGGCCGGGTCGGCGAGGCGGAGGTCGTGAGCGCGTTCGCCCGCTACTTCACGGTGCCGGAGTAG
- a CDS encoding amidohydrolase family protein codes for MTELPRIISVDDHVIEPAHLFETWLPRKYRERGPQPLTAGIGELAYVGGKYRITMDPDGPPTDWWVYEGLKFPYKRNIAAVGFDRDEMTLEGITRAEMRPGCWDPAERLKDMDLNHVEGSLCFPTFPRFCGQTFAEAHDKEVALACVRAYNDWMVEEWCGDSGGRLIPLCLIPLWDIGLAVAEIRRNAARGVKAVTFSEIPTYLGLPSIHSGYWDPFFAICQETGTVVNMHIGSSSQMPAASPDAPPAVQASLSFNNAMASMMDFLFSGVLVKFPRLKLAYSEGQMGWIPYALERADDVWQEHRAWGGVRDLIPEPPSTYYYRQIFCCFFRDKHGVASLDVVGCDNATFETDYPHVDSTFPHTKEVALDHVKGLDDETVFKLMRGNAIRMLDLDL; via the coding sequence ATGACCGAACTGCCCCGCATCATCAGCGTCGACGACCATGTGATCGAGCCCGCGCACCTCTTCGAGACCTGGCTGCCGCGGAAGTACCGCGAGCGCGGGCCGCAGCCCCTCACCGCCGGAATCGGTGAACTCGCCTACGTGGGCGGCAAATACCGGATCACGATGGATCCGGACGGTCCGCCCACCGACTGGTGGGTCTACGAGGGCCTCAAGTTCCCGTACAAGCGCAACATCGCCGCCGTCGGCTTCGACCGCGACGAGATGACGCTGGAGGGCATCACGCGCGCGGAGATGCGGCCCGGCTGCTGGGACCCGGCCGAGCGCCTCAAGGACATGGACCTCAACCACGTCGAGGGCAGCCTCTGCTTCCCCACCTTCCCGCGCTTCTGCGGGCAGACGTTCGCCGAGGCGCACGACAAGGAAGTGGCCCTGGCCTGTGTGCGCGCGTACAACGACTGGATGGTCGAGGAGTGGTGCGGCGACAGCGGCGGGCGGCTGATCCCGCTGTGCCTGATCCCGCTGTGGGACATCGGCCTGGCGGTCGCCGAGATCCGCCGCAACGCGGCCCGGGGCGTGAAAGCCGTGACCTTCTCGGAGATCCCCACCTATCTGGGGCTGCCCTCGATCCACTCCGGCTACTGGGACCCCTTCTTCGCGATCTGCCAGGAGACCGGCACGGTCGTGAACATGCACATCGGCTCGTCGTCGCAGATGCCCGCCGCCTCGCCCGACGCACCGCCCGCCGTACAGGCCTCGCTCAGCTTCAACAACGCGATGGCCTCGATGATGGACTTCCTGTTCAGCGGGGTACTGGTGAAGTTCCCGCGCCTCAAACTCGCCTACTCCGAAGGGCAGATGGGCTGGATTCCGTACGCCCTGGAGCGCGCCGACGACGTCTGGCAGGAGCACCGCGCCTGGGGCGGGGTCCGCGACCTCATCCCCGAGCCCCCGTCGACGTACTACTACCGGCAGATCTTCTGCTGCTTCTTCCGCGACAAGCACGGCGTGGCGTCCCTGGACGTGGTCGGCTGCGACAACGCCACCTTCGAGACCGACTACCCGCACGTCGACTCGACCTTCCCGCACACCAAGGAGGTCGCCCTCGACCATGTGAAGGGCCTCGACGACGAGACGGTCTTCAAGCTGATGCGCGGCAACGCGATCCGCATGCTGGACCTGGACCTGTAG
- a CDS encoding ATP-binding protein translates to MQVLQVQLEIRPDPAEVGRARRWARSRLAGSGIGADEPLAETLILLVSELVTNAVVHTGCPAVLRLSLPGGGEAATVRLEVADSSARPPVPRHAEGDETNGRGLELVDGLADRWGWMPEGAGKRIWCEVDRCAPGASARAVYPAYEDFAYEAV, encoded by the coding sequence GTGCAGGTGCTTCAAGTGCAGCTGGAGATCCGGCCCGACCCCGCAGAGGTGGGGCGAGCCCGGAGGTGGGCCCGTTCGAGGCTCGCCGGTTCCGGGATAGGGGCCGACGAACCGCTCGCCGAGACGCTGATCCTGCTCGTCTCCGAACTCGTCACCAACGCCGTGGTGCACACCGGCTGTCCGGCCGTGCTCCGGCTGTCCCTGCCGGGCGGGGGCGAGGCCGCCACCGTCCGTCTTGAGGTGGCCGACTCCAGCGCCCGTCCCCCGGTCCCCCGGCATGCCGAGGGCGACGAGACCAACGGCCGCGGCCTGGAACTCGTCGACGGCCTCGCGGACCGCTGGGGCTGGATGCCCGAGGGCGCCGGCAAGCGCATCTGGTGCGAGGTGGACCGCTGCGCTCCGGGCGCTTCGGCGAGGGCCGTGTATCCGGCGTACGAGGACTTCGCGTACGAGGCGGTCTAG
- a CDS encoding cyclase family protein: MSLPAEFHEIAKRVNNWGRWGSDDEIGTLNLITDEVVREAAACIRSGRRVPLALPLQHDGVQTGMIPGRVNPLHAMVQINQEIFGPGTVACSDDAVTMGLQAGTHWDALTHVSHSGKLYNGRPADTVTPHGGAEFSGIDKPRHIVSRGVLLDVARARGVERLEGGHAVTPEDLDAAEELAGARVRAGDIVLVRTGQIQVYLAGDAHGYAYPSPGLSVRTPEWFHARDVAAVANDTLTFEIFPPEIEDLWLPVHALDLVEMGMLQGQNWNLEKLSTACGEEGHYTFLLSAMPEPFVGGTGTPVAPVALL; this comes from the coding sequence ATGTCACTGCCGGCCGAGTTCCACGAGATCGCCAAGCGCGTCAACAACTGGGGGCGTTGGGGGTCCGACGACGAGATCGGGACACTGAATCTCATCACCGACGAGGTCGTACGGGAGGCCGCGGCCTGCATCCGGAGCGGGCGCCGCGTCCCGCTCGCGCTCCCGCTCCAGCACGACGGCGTACAGACCGGCATGATCCCCGGGCGCGTCAATCCGCTGCACGCCATGGTGCAGATCAACCAGGAGATCTTCGGGCCGGGCACGGTCGCGTGCAGCGACGACGCGGTGACCATGGGGCTCCAGGCGGGGACCCACTGGGACGCGCTCACCCATGTCTCGCACTCCGGGAAGCTCTACAACGGCCGCCCGGCCGACACGGTCACCCCGCACGGCGGCGCCGAGTTCAGCGGCATCGACAAGCCGCGGCACATCGTCTCGCGCGGTGTACTGCTCGACGTCGCGCGGGCGCGGGGTGTCGAGCGGCTGGAGGGCGGGCACGCCGTGACGCCCGAAGACCTGGACGCGGCCGAGGAGTTGGCGGGTGCGCGGGTGCGGGCCGGCGACATCGTCCTCGTACGGACGGGGCAGATCCAGGTGTATCTCGCCGGTGACGCACACGGGTACGCGTATCCGTCGCCCGGACTGTCCGTGCGCACCCCGGAGTGGTTCCACGCGCGCGATGTCGCGGCGGTCGCGAACGACACCCTCACGTTCGAGATCTTTCCGCCCGAGATCGAGGATCTGTGGCTGCCCGTGCACGCGCTCGACCTGGTCGAGATGGGGATGCTGCAGGGCCAGAACTGGAATCTCGAAAAGTTGTCCACAGCCTGTGGAGAAGAGGGGCACTACACCTTCCTGCTGTCGGCGATGCCCGAACCCTTCGTGGGCGGCACGGGCACACCGGTGGCACCGGTCGCCCTGCTGTAG
- a CDS encoding sigma-70 family RNA polymerase sigma factor gives MAKRDAPPRWDRRMQQRLARGEAAALGELYDRFASLVHGLAHRVLGDERAADRITREVFAHVWENPDAYDPKQGPMRSWVAALTHRLAVQRLRATETAALALGGGGTTEELERKVRSASVAARADYIVTSMPAPLRAALELAYFQRRDYRQAAADLGVTEDEARRRLRLGLQLLSTAHDTGPSGAPPEYGGGER, from the coding sequence ATGGCGAAGAGGGACGCACCGCCCCGCTGGGACCGCAGGATGCAGCAGCGGCTCGCACGCGGGGAGGCGGCGGCGCTCGGTGAGCTCTACGACCGGTTCGCTTCGCTCGTGCACGGCCTCGCCCACCGCGTGCTCGGCGACGAGCGGGCCGCCGACCGCATCACCCGCGAGGTGTTCGCCCATGTCTGGGAGAACCCCGACGCCTACGACCCCAAGCAGGGCCCGATGCGTTCCTGGGTCGCCGCACTGACCCACCGCCTCGCCGTGCAGCGGCTGCGCGCGACCGAGACCGCCGCACTCGCCCTGGGCGGCGGGGGCACCACCGAGGAGCTGGAGCGCAAGGTGCGCAGCGCCTCCGTCGCCGCCCGCGCGGACTACATCGTCACGTCCATGCCCGCCCCGCTGCGCGCCGCCCTGGAGCTCGCGTACTTCCAGCGCCGCGACTACCGCCAGGCCGCCGCCGACCTCGGCGTCACCGAGGACGAGGCCCGCCGCCGGCTCCGCCTCGGCCTCCAGCTCCTGTCCACCGCCCACGACACCGGGCCCTCCGGCGCACCGCCCGAATACGGGGGTGGTGAGCGGTGA
- a CDS encoding STAS domain-containing protein has protein sequence MTLKVTEGQDGEEGEWAVLRVSGELDLVTSPVLRQRVHDAVADGRRSLVLDLSEVFFCDSSGVGVLIATRRLIRSCQGRLRLILPARGATDGSHVNRVLAALGVRRLFDVYPDVATAVGEESSPLSA, from the coding sequence GTGACGCTCAAGGTGACCGAGGGCCAAGACGGCGAAGAGGGCGAGTGGGCCGTGTTGCGGGTGTCGGGCGAGCTGGACCTCGTGACGTCACCGGTGCTGCGCCAACGGGTGCACGACGCGGTGGCCGACGGCCGCCGCAGTCTCGTGCTCGACCTCTCCGAGGTCTTCTTCTGCGATTCCAGCGGCGTCGGCGTGCTCATCGCCACCCGCCGTCTCATCCGCTCCTGCCAGGGCCGGCTGCGGCTGATCCTGCCCGCCCGGGGCGCGACCGACGGCTCCCACGTCAACCGCGTTCTCGCGGCCCTCGGCGTCCGCCGCCTCTTCGACGTGTACCCGGACGTCGCCACGGCCGTCGGCGAGGAGTCGAGCCCGCTGTCCGCGTGA
- a CDS encoding class I adenylate-forming enzyme family protein yields the protein MNDTAHALGSARTLWELVARRADLTPDRPVLLQDDRSLSFGELRSRAERVAAGLYDMGVRPGTVVAWQLPTRIETALLSFALARLGAVQSPVIPFYRDREVGFALRESKAEYFAVPGEWRGFDHTAMARRLGAKGVFEAYDRLPDGDPAVLPAPPSEGTSVRWIYWTSGTTSDPKGVLHTDRSLIAGGSCLAHALHLSADDVGSMAFPYAHIAGPDYTVMLLLYGFPAVMFEHFALPAALDGYRRHGVTVAGGSTAFYSMFLAEQRKQPGKPVIPTLRLLAGGGAPKPPEVYHCVVREMGVQLTHGYGMTEVPMITMGAPDDTAENLATTEGRPPEGMEIRVVDGKGAARPYGVDGEVRLRGEAVCQGYLDPGQTAAAFDADGFLITGDVGHLTESGHLVLTGRLKDIIIRKGENISAKEIEDLLHQHPAVGDVAVIGLPDAERGERVCAVIEAAEQPPGAGRLTLDAVVSYLRAEGLSVHKLPEQLEVVDALPRNETLRKVLKYKLRERFSGRPGTAQDARPSGPTPAP from the coding sequence GTGAACGACACCGCACACGCCCTGGGGTCCGCGCGCACGCTGTGGGAACTGGTCGCGCGCCGCGCCGACCTCACCCCAGACCGGCCCGTCCTCCTCCAGGACGACCGCTCCCTGAGCTTCGGCGAACTGCGCTCCCGCGCCGAGCGGGTGGCGGCGGGCCTCTACGACATGGGCGTCCGCCCCGGCACCGTGGTCGCCTGGCAGCTGCCCACCCGTATCGAGACCGCGCTGCTGTCCTTCGCGCTGGCCCGTCTCGGCGCCGTACAGTCCCCGGTCATCCCCTTCTACCGCGACCGCGAAGTCGGCTTCGCGCTACGGGAGTCCAAGGCCGAGTACTTCGCCGTACCGGGCGAGTGGCGCGGCTTCGACCACACGGCGATGGCGCGGCGGCTCGGCGCGAAGGGCGTCTTCGAGGCGTACGACAGGCTGCCGGACGGCGACCCCGCCGTGCTGCCCGCCCCGCCCTCCGAGGGCACCTCGGTCCGCTGGATCTACTGGACCTCCGGCACCACCTCCGACCCCAAGGGCGTACTGCACACGGACCGTTCACTGATCGCGGGCGGCTCGTGCCTCGCGCATGCGCTGCACCTGTCGGCCGACGACGTGGGCTCGATGGCCTTCCCGTACGCGCACATCGCCGGACCGGACTACACGGTGATGCTGCTGCTGTACGGCTTCCCGGCCGTGATGTTCGAGCACTTCGCGCTGCCCGCCGCCCTGGACGGCTACCGCAGGCACGGGGTGACGGTGGCGGGCGGCTCCACGGCCTTCTACTCGATGTTCCTCGCCGAGCAGCGCAAGCAGCCCGGGAAGCCGGTCATTCCGACGCTGCGGCTGCTCGCGGGCGGCGGGGCCCCGAAGCCGCCCGAGGTCTACCACTGCGTCGTACGGGAGATGGGGGTGCAGCTCACCCACGGGTACGGGATGACCGAGGTCCCGATGATCACGATGGGGGCGCCGGACGACACGGCCGAGAACCTGGCGACGACGGAGGGCAGGCCGCCCGAGGGCATGGAGATACGGGTCGTGGACGGGAAGGGCGCGGCTCGGCCGTACGGCGTCGACGGGGAGGTACGGCTGCGGGGCGAGGCCGTCTGCCAGGGGTACCTGGACCCCGGGCAGACCGCCGCGGCCTTCGACGCGGACGGGTTCCTGATCACCGGAGACGTCGGGCATCTGACGGAGAGCGGGCATCTCGTCCTGACCGGGCGCCTGAAGGACATCATCATCCGCAAGGGCGAGAACATCTCCGCCAAGGAGATCGAGGACCTGCTGCACCAGCACCCGGCCGTCGGCGATGTCGCCGTGATCGGGCTGCCGGACGCCGAGCGCGGGGAACGGGTCTGTGCCGTGATCGAGGCGGCGGAACAGCCGCCGGGGGCCGGGCGGTTGACCCTGGACGCCGTCGTCTCGTATCTGCGCGCGGAAGGGCTGTCCGTGCACAAGCTGCCGGAGCAGTTGGAGGTGGTGGACGCCCTTCCGCGGAACGAGACGCTGCGGAAGGTACTCAAGTACAAGCTGCGCGAACGGTTTTCGGGGCGACCCGGGACCGCTCAGGACGCGCGGCCGTCGGGTCCTACTCCGGCACCGTGA
- a CDS encoding acyl-CoA dehydrogenase family protein, producing the protein MDFQLTDDQWALKRGVRELLTARFGPDELRAAAGAGSPDLDRALWRELGEAGFFALRLPEADGGVGLGLPEAVLAFEEAGRVLLPGPLIATHLAAGAVDGAATGEAVVTAVDGVLVEWLDQADAVRGDATGAEPLRSVDPLTPVHRVPAAVSPGADPEAVLLTSLLTAAEQLGTAARTCELAVQHARTREQFGQPIGAFQAVKHLCAQLLVRVEVARAAVYAAAVTADPVDVAAARLLADEAAVRGARDCLQVHGGMGFTWESEVHLFLKRAWLRTQRTGGDTESDELLADDLLAGMG; encoded by the coding sequence GTGGACTTCCAACTCACGGACGATCAGTGGGCGTTGAAGAGGGGCGTGCGCGAGCTGCTGACCGCGCGCTTCGGCCCCGACGAGCTGCGGGCCGCCGCCGGCGCCGGGTCGCCGGACCTCGACCGGGCGCTGTGGCGAGAGCTCGGCGAGGCGGGCTTCTTCGCGCTGCGGCTGCCGGAGGCGGACGGCGGGGTCGGACTCGGCCTCCCGGAAGCGGTGCTGGCCTTCGAGGAGGCGGGCCGCGTGCTGCTGCCCGGCCCGCTGATCGCGACCCACCTCGCGGCGGGCGCGGTGGACGGGGCGGCCACGGGAGAGGCCGTGGTGACCGCCGTCGACGGGGTACTGGTGGAGTGGCTGGACCAGGCCGACGCCGTACGAGGGGACGCGACCGGCGCCGAGCCGCTGAGGTCGGTGGACCCGCTGACTCCGGTGCACCGGGTGCCCGCCGCCGTGTCGCCAGGGGCCGACCCCGAAGCCGTACTCCTCACCTCGCTCCTCACGGCAGCCGAACAGCTCGGCACCGCCGCCCGTACCTGCGAGCTGGCCGTGCAACACGCCCGGACGCGGGAGCAGTTCGGGCAGCCGATCGGGGCCTTCCAGGCGGTGAAGCACCTGTGCGCGCAGCTGCTGGTGCGGGTGGAGGTGGCGCGTGCGGCCGTCTACGCGGCCGCTGTGACCGCCGACCCGGTGGATGTCGCGGCGGCCCGGCTGCTCGCCGACGAGGCCGCCGTGCGCGGCGCCCGCGACTGCCTCCAGGTGCACGGCGGCATGGGCTTCACCTGGGAGTCCGAGGTCCATCTGTTCCTCAAGAGGGCATGGCTGCGGACGCAACGTACGGGCGGCGACACGGAGAGTGACGAGCTGCTGGCCGACGATCTCCTCGCCGGGATGGGCTGA
- the purU gene encoding formyltetrahydrofolate deformylase, which translates to MNEQSVRGAAPAAEQYVLTISCPDKPGIVHAVSSYLFMTGCNIEDSQQFGDHDTGLFFMRVHFSAAAPVTVEKLRASFAAIGDSFHMDWQLNRVEDKMRIVLMVSKFGHCLNDLLFRARIGALPVEIAAVVSNHTDFAELVGSYDIPFRHIPVTKDTKAEAESELLELVREENVELVVLARYMQVLSDDLCKQLSGRIINIHHSFLPSFKGAKPYHQAHARGVKLIGATAHYVTADLDEGPIIEQEVERVGHGVTPDQLVAIGRDVECQALARAVKWHAERRILLNGRRTVIFA; encoded by the coding sequence ATGAATGAGCAGTCCGTCCGCGGGGCCGCACCCGCCGCCGAGCAGTACGTCCTGACCATCTCGTGCCCGGACAAGCCGGGCATCGTGCACGCCGTGTCGAGCTACCTCTTCATGACCGGCTGCAACATCGAGGACAGTCAGCAGTTCGGCGACCACGACACGGGTCTGTTCTTCATGCGGGTCCACTTCTCGGCGGCGGCGCCGGTGACCGTGGAGAAGCTGCGCGCGAGCTTCGCGGCGATCGGTGACTCCTTCCACATGGACTGGCAGCTCAACCGGGTCGAGGACAAGATGCGGATCGTCCTCATGGTCAGCAAGTTCGGCCACTGCCTGAACGACCTGCTCTTCCGGGCGCGGATCGGTGCGCTGCCGGTGGAAATCGCCGCCGTGGTCTCCAACCACACGGACTTTGCCGAGCTGGTGGGTTCGTACGACATTCCGTTCCGCCATATCCCGGTGACGAAGGATACGAAGGCGGAGGCCGAGTCGGAGCTGCTGGAGCTGGTTCGCGAGGAGAACGTCGAACTGGTCGTCCTCGCCCGCTATATGCAGGTCCTCTCCGACGACCTGTGCAAGCAGCTCAGTGGCCGGATCATCAACATCCACCACTCCTTCCTGCCGAGCTTCAAGGGTGCGAAGCCGTATCACCAGGCGCATGCGCGGGGTGTGAAGCTGATCGGGGCCACCGCGCACTATGTGACGGCCGACCTCGACGAGGGGCCGATCATCGAGCAGGAGGTCGAACGTGTCGGCCACGGGGTGACTCCCGACCAGCTGGTCGCCATCGGGCGGGACGTGGAGTGCCAGGCGCTGGCGCGGGCGGTGAAGTGGCATGCGGAGCGCCGCATCCTCCTGAACGGCCGCCGCACGGTCATCTTCGCGTAG
- a CDS encoding acyl-CoA dehydrogenase family protein produces MDLADTTEEEEFRARLREWLAKVLPSLPPKPSPDDWPGRRAYDLGWQRMLYDAGYAGLHWPVDAGGRGATPTQHLIYLEETEKAGAPYVGANFVGLLHAGPTIASEGSAEQRARWLPPVLRGEEVWCQGFSEPDAGSDLAALRTRAWRDGDDYVVSGSKIWTSHAEVADWCELLVRTDPTAPKHRGISWLAMPMDAPGITVRPLRTLAGSTEFAEVFLDEARIPVANRVGAENDGWRVTMVTLSYERGTAFVGEVVACRRVLGDIAREARGNGRWDDAVLRRRLGRLNAEFRALWRLTQWNVSEAQRTGGVPGVGGSVFKLRYSHARQELYDAAAEVLGPEALDLGREWTLDRLSSLSYTIAAGTSQIQRNIVAERILGLPKGR; encoded by the coding sequence GTGGATCTCGCGGACACGACCGAGGAGGAGGAGTTCCGGGCGCGGCTGCGCGAGTGGCTCGCCAAGGTGCTCCCCTCGCTGCCCCCAAAGCCGTCCCCGGACGACTGGCCGGGCAGACGCGCGTACGACCTCGGCTGGCAGCGGATGCTGTACGACGCCGGGTACGCCGGTCTGCACTGGCCCGTCGACGCGGGTGGCCGGGGCGCCACCCCGACACAGCACCTCATCTACCTGGAGGAGACGGAGAAGGCGGGCGCCCCCTACGTAGGGGCCAATTTCGTCGGGCTGCTGCACGCCGGGCCGACCATCGCCTCCGAAGGGAGCGCCGAACAGCGGGCGCGCTGGCTGCCGCCCGTGCTGCGCGGCGAGGAGGTCTGGTGCCAGGGCTTCAGCGAACCGGACGCCGGCTCGGACCTCGCGGCGCTGCGCACGCGCGCGTGGAGGGACGGCGACGACTACGTAGTGAGTGGGTCCAAGATCTGGACCTCCCACGCGGAGGTCGCGGACTGGTGCGAACTGCTGGTCCGGACGGATCCCACCGCCCCCAAGCACCGCGGCATCTCCTGGCTCGCGATGCCCATGGACGCGCCGGGGATCACCGTCCGGCCGCTGCGGACGCTCGCGGGCTCCACCGAGTTCGCCGAGGTCTTCCTCGACGAGGCGCGCATACCGGTCGCCAACCGTGTCGGCGCCGAGAACGACGGCTGGCGGGTGACCATGGTGACCCTGTCGTACGAGCGCGGTACCGCCTTCGTCGGAGAGGTCGTCGCCTGCCGCCGCGTGCTCGGCGACATCGCCCGTGAGGCGCGCGGGAACGGCCGCTGGGACGATGCCGTACTGCGCCGCCGTCTCGGCAGGCTGAACGCCGAGTTCCGGGCGCTGTGGCGGCTCACGCAGTGGAACGTCAGCGAGGCGCAACGCACCGGGGGAGTGCCCGGCGTCGGCGGCTCGGTCTTCAAGCTGCGGTATTCGCACGCCCGCCAGGAGCTGTACGACGCCGCCGCCGAGGTCCTCGGCCCCGAGGCGCTCGACCTGGGGCGGGAGTGGACCCTCGACCGGCTGTCGTCCCTGTCGTACACCATCGCGGCCGGCACCTCGCAGATCCAGCGGAACATCGTGGCCGAGCGGATCCTGGGCCTTCCGAAGGGACGGTGA